A window from Mya arenaria isolate MELC-2E11 chromosome 9, ASM2691426v1 encodes these proteins:
- the LOC128202871 gene encoding uncharacterized protein LOC128202871, giving the protein MHTKTRQQPHHCKKTATTLQNNSHIITKQQLHHYETTATPLQDNSHTITRQQLHHYKTTATPLQDNSHIVTRQQPHHYETTATPSQDNSHTITRQQPHHYKTTAKASQDHNLTITRQQPHHYETTATPLQDNSHIVTRQQPHHYETTATPLQDNSHTITRQQPHNYEITATPLRDNSHSITIQQPHHNKTTATPLQDNSHTSTRQQPHHYEITATASQDNSHTIMRQQPQHHKTTSTSLRDNSHTITRQQPHHYKTTATPLRDNSHTITRQQPHHFETTATPLRDNSHTITRQQPHHNKTTATPS; this is encoded by the exons ATGCACACCAAAACAAGACAACAGCCACACCATTGCAAGAAAACAG CCacaacattacaaaacaacaGCCACATCATTACAAAACAACAGCTACACCATTACGAGACAACAGCCACGCCATTACAAGACAACAGCCACACCATTACGAGACAACAGCTACACCATTACAAGACAACAGCCACACCATTACAAGACAACAGCCACatcgtcacaagacaacagccaCATCATTACGAGACAACAGCCACACCATCACAAGACAACAGCCACACCATTACAAGACAACAGCCACACCATTACAAGACAACAGCCAAAGCATCACAAGACCACAACCTTACCATTACAAGACAACAGCCACACCATTACGAGACAACAGCCACACCATTACAAGACAACAGCCACatcgtcacaagacaacagccaCATCATTACGAGACAACAGCCACACCTTTACAAGACAACAGCCACACCATTACAAGACAACAGCCACACAATTACGAGATAACAGCCACACCATTACGAGATAACAGCCACAGCATCACAATACAACAGCCACACCATAACAAGACAACAGCCACACCATTACAAGATAACAGCCACACCAGTACAAGACAACAGCCACACCATTACGAGATAACAGCCACAGCATCACAAGACAACAGCCACACCATTATGAGACAACAGCCACAGCATCACAAGACAACATCCACATCATTACGAGACAACAGCCACACCATTACAAGACAACAGCCACACCATTACAAGACAACAGCCACACCATTACGAGACAACAGCCACACCATTACAAGACAACAGCCACACCATTTCGAGACAACAGCCACACCATTACGAGACAACAGCCACACCATCACAAGACAACAGCCACACCATAACAAGACAACAGCCACACCATCATAA